A region of Paenibacillus thiaminolyticus DNA encodes the following proteins:
- a CDS encoding amino acid ABC transporter permease has translation MDFLGALSPVNIQFLLQGFLITIEVALISIALSFVISVLVGTVRYAKVPVLGKLFAVLVEMIRNLPLLLIIFFTYFALPQLGIKLDKFTAAVIALVIFESAMISEIVRGGLNSVEKGLIEAGRSSGLTQVQTLRHIVLPIALRRMVPPMVSQFISLLKDTSLAVVIALPELMNHVNIINGQNVNYVIPTFVFAALLYFVVNYVLSIASLKLESRRS, from the coding sequence ATGGACTTTCTCGGAGCGCTGTCCCCCGTCAATATTCAATTTCTGCTGCAGGGCTTTCTCATTACGATCGAGGTGGCTCTGATCTCGATTGCACTCAGCTTTGTCATCAGCGTCCTGGTCGGCACGGTCCGGTACGCCAAGGTGCCGGTGCTGGGCAAATTATTCGCGGTCCTCGTCGAGATGATTCGCAACCTGCCGCTGCTGCTGATTATCTTTTTTACCTATTTCGCCCTGCCCCAGCTCGGCATTAAGCTTGACAAATTTACCGCCGCGGTCATTGCGCTTGTTATTTTCGAGTCCGCGATGATCTCCGAGATCGTGCGGGGCGGACTGAATTCCGTCGAGAAGGGCCTGATTGAAGCAGGGCGTTCTTCCGGCTTGACGCAGGTGCAGACGCTGAGGCATATCGTGCTCCCGATCGCGCTGCGCCGCATGGTGCCGCCCATGGTGAGCCAATTCATCTCTCTGCTGAAGGACACGTCGCTGGCGGTCGTCATTGCGCTGCCGGAGCTGATGAATCATGTCAATATCATTAACGGCCAGAATGTCAACTACGTCATTCCGACGTTCGTGTTTGCGGCGCTGCTGTACTTCGTGGTCAATTACGTGCTGTCGATCGCTTCACTAAAGCTGGAAAGCAGACGTTCCTGA
- a CDS encoding transporter substrate-binding domain-containing protein, whose amino-acid sequence MKRWFKVIGAAVAAALLVSALSACSQTSAGSEGTIDQIKKRGKIVAGVKYDLNLFGLKDPGTGEVQGLDIDIAKQIAKKVLGDENAIELMEVTSKTRIPMLKNGDIDFIIATMTITDDRKKEIDFSDVYFTAGQSLLVPVDSPLNSIKDLTKESKVLTAKGSTSAKNIRESAPDAQILEFENYAEAFTALKAGQGHALTTDNALLYGMAQQDTNFRVLDETFTDEPYGIGIRKGDEEFVKVVNETLKELKDSGEYDRIFEKWIGKKPN is encoded by the coding sequence ATGAAACGTTGGTTTAAAGTTATCGGGGCGGCCGTAGCCGCCGCATTACTTGTAAGCGCTTTATCCGCATGCTCCCAAACATCCGCCGGAAGCGAAGGAACGATCGACCAGATTAAAAAGAGAGGCAAAATCGTTGCCGGGGTGAAGTACGATCTGAATCTGTTCGGGCTGAAGGATCCGGGCACCGGGGAAGTGCAGGGTCTCGATATCGACATCGCGAAGCAGATCGCGAAAAAGGTGCTCGGCGACGAAAACGCGATCGAGCTGATGGAAGTGACGTCCAAAACGCGCATTCCGATGCTGAAGAATGGCGACATTGACTTCATTATCGCAACGATGACGATTACGGATGATCGGAAAAAGGAAATCGATTTTTCGGACGTTTATTTTACGGCTGGCCAATCGCTGCTCGTTCCCGTTGACAGCCCGCTCAACTCCATCAAAGATCTGACCAAGGAGTCGAAAGTGTTGACCGCCAAAGGATCGACATCCGCCAAAAATATTCGCGAATCGGCGCCGGATGCGCAGATCCTTGAATTCGAGAACTATGCCGAGGCGTTTACGGCCTTGAAAGCGGGCCAAGGCCACGCCCTGACGACCGACAATGCGTTGCTGTACGGGATGGCGCAGCAGGACACCAACTTCCGCGTCCTGGATGAGACCTTCACGGATGAGCCTTATGGCATCGGAATCCGGAAAGGCGATGAAGAGTTCGTCAAAGTGGTCAATGAGACCTTGAAGGAACTGAAGGACAGTGGCGAATATGACCGGATCTTTGAGAAATGGATCGGCAAAAAACCGAACTAA
- a CDS encoding amino acid ABC transporter permease, with product MLIQFNVLTEHLDRYLIGLGGTVAVSVISLFASFILGAVIAVFRITPIKPLQWFGTAYVEFLRNIPLMLIAIFVLVGLPLLTGALLVPFAAGLTALTVYTSAFIAEVIRAGIQAVPAGQMEAARSSGLTYIQALRHVILPQAIKLVIPPLGNQFLNLVKNSSILTVLSASDLMYQADLINSDTFDTFSTYIFAAAFYLLLTIPLSFGIRFLEQKYQTGKGVEA from the coding sequence ATGTTGATTCAATTTAACGTCCTTACCGAGCATCTCGACCGTTACTTAATCGGATTGGGGGGGACCGTTGCAGTCAGCGTCATTTCACTGTTCGCGAGCTTTATCCTCGGCGCCGTAATTGCCGTATTCCGCATTACCCCCATCAAGCCGCTGCAATGGTTCGGCACCGCATATGTCGAGTTTCTTCGCAATATCCCGCTGATGCTGATCGCCATTTTTGTTCTCGTTGGCTTGCCGCTGTTGACGGGCGCCCTTCTGGTGCCGTTTGCGGCCGGACTAACCGCCTTGACGGTATATACCTCTGCCTTTATCGCGGAGGTGATTCGCGCCGGCATCCAGGCGGTTCCCGCCGGACAGATGGAAGCGGCACGCTCCTCCGGGCTGACCTATATTCAAGCATTGCGGCATGTCATCCTGCCGCAGGCGATCAAATTAGTCATTCCGCCGTTGGGCAACCAATTTTTGAACCTAGTAAAAAATTCTTCTATCTTGACCGTGCTGTCGGCCTCGGACTTGATGTACCAAGCCGATCTGATTAATTCCGACACCTTCGACACGTTCAGCACGTACATTTTTGCCGCGGCGTTTTACTTGCTTTTGACGATTCCGCTGAGCTTCGGCATTCGTTTCCTGGAACAGAAGTATCAGACCGGCAAAGGAGTTGAGGCCTAA
- a CDS encoding amino acid ABC transporter ATP-binding protein: protein MIQFHQINKHYGKFHVLKDINLSIKQGEVVVVIGPSGSGKSTMVRCINRLEAVTDGELIVDGVRVNDKSTDINQLRRNIGMVFQHFNLYPHKTVLENITLAPIQVAGMSRQEAEQAAMLNLEKVGIADKAKAYPSQLSGGQQQRVAIARGLAMKPKIMLFDEPTSALDPETIGEVLDVMRTLAKEGMTMVVVTHEMGFAREVADRIVFMDQGRIIEEAEPADFFTSPREERARVFLSRILNH from the coding sequence ATGATTCAATTCCATCAAATTAACAAGCATTACGGCAAATTCCACGTGTTGAAGGATATTAACTTGTCGATTAAGCAGGGGGAAGTGGTCGTCGTCATCGGACCGAGCGGCTCCGGGAAGAGCACGATGGTGCGCTGCATCAACCGCTTGGAAGCGGTTACGGACGGCGAGCTGATCGTGGATGGTGTCCGGGTCAATGATAAGTCGACCGACATCAATCAATTGCGTCGGAATATCGGGATGGTGTTCCAGCATTTCAACCTGTACCCTCATAAGACCGTGCTGGAAAACATAACGCTCGCTCCGATACAAGTCGCCGGCATGTCGAGGCAAGAAGCCGAGCAGGCGGCGATGTTGAACCTGGAGAAGGTGGGCATTGCCGATAAAGCGAAGGCTTACCCGTCACAGCTGTCGGGAGGCCAGCAGCAGCGCGTCGCGATCGCGCGGGGATTGGCGATGAAGCCGAAAATTATGCTGTTCGATGAGCCTACCTCGGCGCTCGATCCGGAGACGATCGGAGAAGTGCTCGATGTCATGAGAACGCTGGCCAAGGAAGGAATGACGATGGTCGTCGTCACCCATGAGATGGGCTTCGCGAGAGAAGTGGCGGATCGCATCGTGTTTATGGATCAAGGACGGATTATTGAAGAGGCGGAGCCGGCCGACTTTTTTACCAGCCCGCGGGAGGAGAGGGCGAGAGTATTCCTCAGCCGGATATTAAACCACTAA
- a CDS encoding response regulator transcription factor: protein MEQTIQTVKIMIADDHALLRAGLKLLLHKKPSFQVVGEAADGVEALRLYEEVQPHLLLLDISMPRLDGIQVLAEIKQRHEQAKVIVLTMHEDEDYVTSIMRAGASGYIPKAAVDEELYTAIDSVMSGYVYLRPQETRILLSSMLKKTAHNSEAGDPYRLLSPREIEVLRFLARGYTLVETARELMVSIKTVDTHKTRMMNKLNVTRRSQLVEYAMKHHLLQGGPEL from the coding sequence ATGGAACAGACCATTCAGACCGTCAAGATCATGATCGCGGATGACCACGCGTTGCTCCGGGCAGGCTTGAAGCTGCTATTGCACAAAAAGCCTTCCTTCCAGGTGGTGGGCGAAGCCGCCGATGGCGTGGAGGCCCTGCGGCTGTATGAGGAAGTCCAGCCGCATCTGTTGCTGCTCGACATCAGCATGCCGCGCCTGGACGGCATCCAGGTGCTTGCCGAGATCAAGCAGCGCCATGAGCAGGCGAAAGTCATCGTCCTCACCATGCATGAAGATGAAGATTATGTCACATCGATCATGCGGGCGGGAGCATCCGGCTATATTCCGAAGGCGGCGGTGGATGAAGAGCTGTACACAGCCATTGATTCGGTGATGAGCGGATATGTCTACCTGCGGCCGCAGGAAACGCGGATACTGCTGTCGTCGATGCTGAAAAAAACGGCGCATAATTCGGAAGCCGGCGATCCTTACCGGCTGTTGAGCCCGCGGGAGATCGAAGTGCTCCGCTTTCTCGCCAGAGGCTATACCCTGGTGGAGACCGCCCGGGAATTGATGGTCAGCATCAAGACCGTCGATACGCATAAGACGAGAATGATGAATAAGCTGAATGTAACGCGCCGAAGCCAGCTTGTCGAGTATGCCATGAAGCATCATCTTCTGCAGGGCGGACCGGAATTGTAG